In Thermodesulfitimonas autotrophica, the following proteins share a genomic window:
- a CDS encoding ABC transporter permease produces the protein MGPDMGQGKAAGPPVTVIKPTRGWRIINWRELWEYRELLYFFIWRDIKVRYKQTVLGAAWAIIQPFFTMVVFSLFFGHLARLPSDGLPYPIFYYTALLPWMYFANALSSVTNTIVENQRVITKVYFPRIILPVSVVFSGLVDFGIAFTVLIGMMLFYGVFPTAAILAMPLFLLLAVVTALGVGLWLAALNAIYRDVRHVVPFLIQFWMFASPVAYSSSLIPEKWRVLYGLNPMAGVIEGFRWAVLGQGHPPTLLGVSVAAVLLVLAGGLFYFRKMEGTIADVV, from the coding sequence TTGGGACCTGATATGGGGCAGGGGAAGGCGGCAGGGCCACCGGTAACCGTGATCAAACCCACCCGGGGCTGGCGGATCATCAACTGGCGCGAGCTCTGGGAGTACCGGGAACTGCTCTATTTCTTCATCTGGCGGGACATCAAGGTTCGCTACAAACAGACGGTTCTCGGAGCGGCCTGGGCGATCATCCAGCCCTTCTTCACCATGGTCGTCTTCAGCCTCTTCTTCGGCCACCTGGCCCGCCTGCCCTCCGACGGGCTCCCCTATCCCATTTTTTACTATACAGCCCTGCTCCCCTGGATGTATTTTGCCAACGCGCTGAGCAGCGTAACCAATACCATCGTCGAAAACCAGCGGGTGATCACCAAGGTCTACTTTCCCCGGATCATCCTCCCGGTCTCGGTGGTATTTTCTGGCCTTGTAGACTTTGGCATCGCCTTTACCGTCCTCATCGGGATGATGCTCTTTTACGGCGTCTTTCCCACAGCGGCGATACTCGCTATGCCCCTTTTTCTCCTCCTGGCGGTGGTGACCGCGCTCGGAGTAGGGCTCTGGCTGGCAGCGCTCAACGCCATCTACCGGGATGTCCGCCACGTGGTGCCCTTTCTCATCCAGTTCTGGATGTTCGCCTCGCCGGTGGCCTATTCGAGCAGCCTGATCCCGGAAAAGTGGCGGGTGCTATATGGCCTCAACCCGATGGCCGGCGTGATCGAGGGCTTCCGCTGGGCGGTGCTCGGCCAGGGACACCCCCCTACCCTGCTGGGTGTTTCAGTGGCGGCGGTATTGCTGGTGCTTGCCGGGGGGCTTTTTTACTTCCGGAAAATGGAGGGAACGATTGCCGACGTGGTGTAG
- a CDS encoding glycosyltransferase family 4 protein, with the protein MSESGEFRICFLGGTRYSQPLDATSEKKFRLLAEAAGIFVIGFAQNLKPCRFRQHARFYLLPRLPLAGLRYLLMLTAGAALALWLILRHGIRIIVAQSPYEGFAGAVAKRLAGLLGRQVALIVESHGDFEQSLFLQRRVKLPSLYRILMRWTAGYAFKHADILRAVSDSTKEQLKRWAPGKPIVQFPAWTDIEAFLNASPEPPATAVLYAGVLTPLKGVHVLLDAFAKVIKHLPEARLWIAGREENKEYAAALRQQVVALRLNERVEFTGEVPQQELARYMARCRVFVLPSLSEALGRVVFEAMAAGKPVIGSAVGGIPEMVQDGVTGFLVPPGDPETLADRLSWLLTHPEEAAEMGKRAKAFAEKFFSPAAYQQAYRELFAKAIETLPSGQ; encoded by the coding sequence ATGAGCGAATCAGGGGAATTTAGAATCTGTTTCCTTGGCGGTACCCGCTACAGCCAACCGCTCGACGCAACCAGCGAAAAGAAGTTCCGGCTACTGGCCGAAGCAGCCGGCATCTTTGTTATCGGTTTCGCACAGAACCTGAAACCCTGCCGCTTCCGCCAGCATGCCCGGTTCTACCTCCTGCCGCGCCTGCCGCTTGCCGGACTACGCTACCTTCTGATGCTTACCGCCGGTGCGGCGCTGGCCCTTTGGCTTATCCTGCGGCACGGTATCCGCATAATCGTCGCCCAGAGCCCCTACGAAGGCTTTGCGGGTGCCGTGGCCAAGCGCCTCGCGGGGTTGTTGGGGCGGCAGGTAGCCCTCATCGTCGAGAGCCACGGGGACTTCGAGCAGAGCCTCTTCCTCCAGCGGCGGGTGAAGCTCCCCTCGCTCTACCGGATACTGATGCGGTGGACGGCTGGTTACGCCTTCAAGCACGCGGATATACTCCGGGCCGTCTCCGACTCGACGAAAGAACAGCTTAAGCGGTGGGCGCCCGGAAAGCCCATCGTTCAGTTTCCCGCCTGGACGGATATCGAAGCCTTCCTGAACGCCTCACCAGAACCGCCAGCCACCGCCGTGCTTTACGCCGGCGTCCTAACTCCGCTTAAAGGCGTTCACGTCCTTCTCGACGCCTTCGCCAAGGTGATAAAGCATCTGCCAGAAGCCCGGCTGTGGATCGCCGGGCGGGAGGAGAACAAGGAGTATGCCGCGGCACTAAGACAACAGGTGGTAGCCTTGCGCTTGAACGAAAGAGTCGAATTCACCGGCGAAGTCCCCCAGCAGGAGCTGGCGCGCTATATGGCGCGCTGCCGCGTCTTTGTCCTGCCTTCGCTCTCCGAAGCGCTCGGCCGCGTCGTCTTCGAGGCAATGGCCGCCGGCAAGCCGGTTATCGGCAGCGCGGTGGGCGGCATACCGGAAATGGTGCAGGACGGTGTGACCGGGTTTTTGGTCCCTCCCGGCGACCCCGAGACCCTGGCAGACCGCTTATCTTGGCTCCTCACCCACCCGGAAGAAGCGGCAGAAATGGGAAAGCGCGCGAAGGCGTTTGCCGAAAAGTTTTTCTCACCCGCCGCTTACCAACAGGCGTACCGCGAGCTATTCGCGAAGGCGATAGAAACGCTTCCATCCGGGCAATAG
- the gmd gene encoding GDP-mannose 4,6-dehydratase, translating to MKRALITGITGQDGSYLAELLLAKGYEVHGLIRRASTFNTDRIDHLYRDPHEQDVRLFLHYGDLSNSEQLTNLIYNIQPDEIYHLGAQSHVRVSFDMPEYTGDVTGLGTTRILEAIRRSGIKTRFYQASSSEMFGDAPAPQNESTPFRPRSPYAAAKVYAYWMTVNYRQGYGLWACNGILFNHESPRRGETFVTRKITRALANILAGKQKKLYLGNLEARRDWGYAPEYVEAMWLMLQQDEPDDYVIGTGESHSVKEFLEEAFSYAGLDWREHVEIDPRYFRPTEVEFLLADASKAREKLGWSPKVTFKELVRIMVDADIEAAGLTPPGEGKRILQEKFSGWHRWEGAVTALHQNNDSRGFDQ from the coding sequence ATGAAACGAGCTCTTATTACCGGTATTACGGGACAGGACGGCTCATACCTTGCCGAGCTGCTGCTTGCCAAGGGGTATGAGGTGCACGGTCTCATCCGGCGGGCAAGTACCTTTAACACCGACCGTATTGACCATCTCTACCGGGACCCGCACGAGCAGGACGTCAGGCTTTTTTTGCATTACGGGGACCTTTCAAACTCCGAACAGTTAACCAACCTGATTTATAACATCCAGCCGGACGAAATTTACCACTTAGGAGCCCAAAGCCACGTTAGGGTGAGTTTCGATATGCCCGAATATACCGGCGACGTGACCGGTCTGGGCACTACGCGTATCCTTGAGGCCATCCGGCGAAGCGGCATCAAAACAAGATTCTACCAGGCGTCGAGTTCCGAGATGTTCGGGGACGCGCCCGCCCCGCAAAACGAGTCAACACCGTTTCGCCCCCGCAGCCCGTACGCGGCGGCAAAGGTTTACGCCTACTGGATGACCGTCAACTACCGTCAGGGGTACGGCCTGTGGGCCTGTAACGGCATTCTTTTCAACCACGAAAGTCCCCGGCGCGGCGAGACCTTCGTCACTCGCAAGATCACGCGCGCCCTGGCGAATATCCTGGCGGGCAAGCAGAAGAAACTCTACCTCGGCAACCTCGAGGCTCGGCGGGACTGGGGCTACGCGCCGGAGTACGTAGAAGCGATGTGGCTGATGCTCCAGCAGGACGAGCCGGACGACTACGTGATCGGCACCGGCGAGTCCCATTCGGTGAAGGAATTTCTCGAAGAGGCGTTTTCCTATGCGGGGTTAGACTGGCGAGAGCACGTAGAAATCGACCCCCGCTACTTCCGGCCCACAGAAGTAGAATTCCTCCTGGCCGACGCTTCCAAGGCCCGGGAGAAGCTGGGCTGGTCGCCAAAGGTTACCTTCAAAGAACTGGTCCGGATAATGGTTGACGCCGATATCGAAGCCGCCGGGCTGACCCCGCCCGGCGAGGGAAAGCGCATTCTGCAAGAGAAATTCTCCGGCTGGCACCGCTGGGAAGGAGCCGTGACTGCTCTGCACCAAAATAATGATTCCCGGGGGTTCGACCAATGA
- the cysC gene encoding adenylyl-sulfate kinase → MANCNPRLIPPYGGNLVNLLVSKEEHAQLLERAKNLPSLRLTPRLLCDIELLATGAFSPLDRFIGESDYTRVLEEMRLTNGLLFPLPVALSVKENDISTGDEIALRSPKNEIVAIMKVEEKFERDISREAALICGTTDPRHPVVAEMLSWGRFCLSGPLRVLNTPRHYNFTEFYRTPAEVREWLKSAGYSRAVAFQTRGLIYQTEEETIKKMVKETGGALVLQGVADPTRPGEIDIFTRLRTYKLLAEKYYDRKRTILNFLPLATRLARVREILWYAIIQRNYGCDHLLLADAACINGLDTESERFFAPVEIEEFFTEHSNEIGVKVLLYKRPPRGAMRPEVAAIIANAYPPRHQQGFCLWFTGLPCAGKSTIAEIVTLMLQEYGRKVTFLDGDVVRTHLSKGLGFTKEDRDTNVLRIGFVASEIVRHNGVVVCAAVSPYRAARNQVRNMVGKDRFVEIFVDTPLDVCEKRDTKGLYARARMGKIRGLTGIDDPYEVPVAPEIILKTTDCSPEENARKVILYLIEKKFLPEKPDKQTSKAAAVYHPAITIKN, encoded by the coding sequence ATGGCAAACTGCAATCCGAGACTTATCCCCCCTTACGGGGGCAACTTAGTCAACCTTCTGGTTTCAAAAGAGGAGCATGCCCAACTGCTGGAACGGGCGAAAAACCTCCCGTCACTCCGGCTTACTCCCCGTTTGCTGTGTGATATTGAGCTCCTGGCTACCGGAGCCTTTTCGCCTCTCGACCGTTTCATCGGCGAAAGCGACTACACCCGTGTCCTCGAAGAAATGCGGCTCACAAACGGACTGCTTTTCCCCCTTCCTGTTGCTTTATCGGTTAAAGAAAACGACATCAGCACCGGCGACGAGATCGCGCTCCGGAGTCCTAAAAACGAAATAGTAGCAATTATGAAGGTTGAGGAGAAGTTTGAAAGGGACATTTCGCGCGAAGCAGCATTGATCTGCGGCACAACAGATCCGCGGCACCCTGTAGTGGCAGAAATGCTCTCTTGGGGCAGATTTTGCCTCTCCGGCCCCCTCAGGGTGCTCAATACACCGCGACATTACAATTTTACAGAGTTCTACCGGACCCCCGCGGAAGTGCGCGAATGGCTGAAATCTGCGGGATATTCGCGGGCGGTGGCCTTTCAAACCAGGGGCCTGATTTACCAAACCGAGGAAGAAACAATAAAAAAAATGGTGAAGGAAACTGGCGGCGCCCTTGTTCTCCAAGGGGTTGCTGACCCAACCCGGCCCGGTGAAATAGACATTTTTACCCGCCTCCGGACGTACAAGCTCCTGGCCGAAAAATACTACGACCGGAAGCGGACCATCCTTAATTTCCTACCGCTGGCAACACGGTTAGCCAGAGTGCGGGAAATCTTGTGGTACGCAATAATTCAGCGCAACTACGGGTGCGACCATCTTCTCCTGGCAGATGCGGCGTGTATAAACGGGTTAGATACCGAAAGCGAACGGTTTTTCGCCCCGGTGGAAATAGAAGAATTTTTCACCGAACATAGCAACGAAATCGGTGTAAAAGTATTGCTTTACAAAAGGCCACCCCGGGGGGCAATGCGTCCGGAAGTTGCCGCGATCATCGCCAACGCGTACCCGCCGCGCCACCAGCAGGGGTTCTGCCTCTGGTTTACTGGACTGCCGTGCGCCGGCAAATCAACAATCGCGGAAATCGTCACGCTAATGTTACAAGAGTACGGGAGAAAAGTTACCTTTCTGGACGGGGACGTTGTGCGTACCCACCTCTCCAAAGGGCTCGGGTTCACGAAAGAGGACCGGGATACGAATGTGCTCCGTATCGGGTTCGTGGCTTCCGAAATCGTCCGGCACAACGGCGTGGTAGTCTGCGCGGCTGTAAGTCCCTACCGTGCCGCGCGCAACCAGGTACGCAATATGGTCGGCAAGGACCGCTTTGTTGAAATCTTTGTCGACACGCCTCTGGATGTCTGCGAAAAGCGCGATACAAAGGGTCTGTACGCCAGGGCCCGAATGGGCAAGATCAGGGGCCTGACCGGCATAGACGACCCCTACGAAGTTCCGGTGGCGCCCGAGATCATTTTGAAAACAACAGACTGTTCGCCGGAGGAAAACGCGCGCAAAGTCATCCTGTATCTGATCGAAAAAAAGTTTTTGCCGGAGAAACCTGATAAGCAGACCTCCAAAGCGGCTGCGGTTTACCATCCGGCGATCACAATCAAGAACTGA
- a CDS encoding FkbM family methyltransferase has protein sequence MISIITKLFERFRLAAGQKSFALDQLDLKLRPYLNFRNGFFIEAGANDGVSQSNTLYFERYMNWTGILIEPIPELADKCRMNRPRCIVESCALVSFDYEKRFVEMRYCNLMSLVKGALGSPETEQLHIEQGCKCQGISTYELKVPARTLTSILDQHSVGKIDFLSLDVEGYELNVLKGIDFDRYRPTFILIEVRSKDEIERFLRPLYKPVAILSHNDAYQDILYRLADA, from the coding sequence ATGATAAGCATCATTACTAAATTATTCGAGAGATTTCGTTTAGCTGCCGGACAGAAATCCTTTGCTCTTGACCAACTGGACCTGAAGCTAAGGCCCTATTTGAATTTTCGAAACGGTTTTTTCATTGAGGCCGGTGCAAATGATGGCGTATCACAAAGTAATACGCTGTATTTTGAGAGGTACATGAATTGGACTGGGATATTAATTGAGCCGATACCTGAGCTGGCTGACAAATGCAGAATGAATAGGCCTAGATGCATTGTCGAAAGTTGTGCGTTGGTTTCTTTTGACTACGAGAAAAGGTTCGTGGAAATGCGATATTGCAATCTTATGTCCCTTGTTAAAGGAGCACTAGGATCACCAGAAACAGAGCAACTCCACATTGAGCAAGGCTGCAAGTGCCAAGGTATTTCGACCTATGAATTGAAGGTGCCGGCGCGGACTTTGACTTCGATTCTTGATCAGCACTCAGTTGGTAAAATAGACTTCCTTTCATTAGATGTAGAAGGCTATGAGCTAAATGTACTCAAGGGTATCGATTTCGACAGATACAGACCTACTTTTATTCTTATAGAAGTGCGTTCTAAGGACGAGATAGAAAGGTTCCTGCGCCCTCTCTATAAGCCTGTGGCAATTCTATCTCATAATGATGCCTATCAGGATATCTTATATCGACTTGCTGATGCGTAA
- a CDS encoding class I SAM-dependent methyltransferase produces MAKKQLCWLVQTKEGYKRLLWLKPRAELKGLWDKTWERQIQPEKMVSWVKRQQVFKLIIQHLPKGAKLLEAGCGLGHWVFALCQYGYKAFGVDTSEVGIQRGRQLYGLNHNILRKGDVLTLDYEESTFDGYISLGVVEHFEDGPGKALNEAYRVLKKNGLLFCSVPYLNPLRYLFSPHGDLESLLNTSGHSFYQWSFSKKEMQTMLESAGFELLRAYPYTTLKTLQEIIPGLDTMTKRTLAIINPDCPETQESLAKSRKLQWKTIRSTIKQGLILTLESSPVRVVAGHMCLYICKKG; encoded by the coding sequence ATGGCCAAAAAGCAATTGTGTTGGCTCGTACAGACCAAGGAGGGTTATAAGAGGCTGCTTTGGTTAAAACCCCGGGCTGAGTTAAAAGGGTTGTGGGATAAAACCTGGGAAAGGCAAATCCAGCCCGAAAAGATGGTATCCTGGGTAAAACGACAACAAGTGTTTAAATTGATAATCCAACACCTCCCCAAGGGAGCAAAACTTTTAGAAGCCGGCTGCGGTTTGGGACACTGGGTTTTTGCCCTTTGCCAGTATGGCTACAAGGCATTTGGCGTAGACACCAGCGAGGTCGGTATCCAACGGGGACGCCAATTATACGGCTTAAACCATAATATTTTGAGAAAAGGGGATGTCCTTACCTTGGACTATGAGGAGAGTACCTTTGATGGTTACATCTCTTTGGGTGTAGTAGAACATTTTGAAGATGGCCCGGGTAAAGCATTAAATGAAGCGTATAGAGTCTTAAAGAAAAATGGTTTGCTATTCTGTAGTGTACCTTACCTCAACCCACTCCGATATCTTTTTTCGCCTCACGGAGATCTGGAATCTCTATTGAACACATCTGGGCATAGTTTCTACCAATGGAGTTTCAGCAAAAAAGAAATGCAGACCATGCTTGAATCAGCAGGATTTGAATTACTCCGAGCTTATCCCTACACAACCCTCAAAACCTTACAGGAAATAATCCCTGGTTTGGATACCATGACAAAACGCACCTTGGCCATAATTAACCCTGACTGCCCGGAAACACAAGAAAGCCTAGCAAAAAGCCGAAAACTACAATGGAAAACAATAAGAAGCACTATTAAACAGGGTCTTATTCTTACTTTAGAAAGCTCGCCTGTCAGAGTAGTAGCTGGGCATATGTGCCTTTATATTTGTAAAAAAGGATAG
- a CDS encoding GDP-L-fucose synthase family protein, translating into MSFWRDKRVVVTGGAGFLGSFVVEKLRERGCREVFVPRSREHDLREREVIRRLLRETRPDVIIHLAARVGGIGANRAHPAEFFYDNLMMGVQLMHESWRAGVEKFVAVGTVCAYPKFTPVPFKEEDFWNGYPEETNAPYGLAKKMLLVQAQAYRQQYGFNAIYLLPVNLYGPRDNFDLETSHVIPALIRKCVEAKEQGQSQIEVWGTGSPTREFLYVEDAAEGILLATERYNGAEPVNLGSGQEISIKELVALIARLTGFAGQITWDTTKPDGQPRRRLDTRRAEEYFGFKAQTPLEEGLRRTIDWYLETRSRLGT; encoded by the coding sequence ATGAGTTTCTGGCGCGATAAGAGGGTCGTGGTCACCGGTGGCGCGGGATTCCTGGGTTCCTTCGTAGTTGAGAAGCTGAGGGAACGCGGGTGCCGCGAAGTTTTCGTTCCCCGGAGCCGGGAGCACGACCTGCGCGAACGCGAAGTAATCCGCAGGCTCCTAAGAGAAACACGCCCGGACGTGATTATTCACCTAGCCGCGCGCGTCGGCGGTATCGGCGCCAACCGTGCCCACCCGGCCGAATTCTTTTACGACAACCTGATGATGGGCGTGCAGCTCATGCACGAATCCTGGCGGGCGGGCGTCGAAAAGTTCGTGGCCGTCGGAACGGTCTGCGCCTATCCTAAGTTCACGCCCGTGCCGTTCAAAGAGGAAGACTTCTGGAACGGCTACCCGGAGGAAACAAACGCACCCTACGGCCTGGCCAAAAAGATGCTGTTAGTGCAGGCGCAGGCTTACCGGCAACAGTACGGCTTTAACGCCATCTACCTGCTTCCGGTGAACCTTTACGGGCCCCGGGACAACTTCGACCTCGAGACCTCGCATGTTATCCCGGCGCTCATCCGTAAGTGCGTAGAGGCGAAGGAGCAGGGCCAAAGCCAGATCGAGGTGTGGGGCACCGGCTCCCCGACCCGCGAGTTCCTGTATGTAGAAGACGCCGCCGAGGGCATCCTCTTGGCTACGGAACGCTACAACGGCGCCGAACCGGTCAACCTTGGTTCCGGCCAGGAAATAAGCATTAAAGAACTCGTCGCGCTAATTGCCCGACTGACCGGTTTCGCAGGCCAAATCACGTGGGACACAACCAAGCCCGACGGGCAGCCGCGCCGCCGCCTGGATACCCGGCGGGCAGAAGAATACTTCGGGTTTAAAGCCCAAACGCCGCTGGAAGAAGGTCTGCGGCGGACAATTGATTGGTACCTCGAAACGAGGAGCCGGCTTGGGACCTGA
- a CDS encoding ABC transporter ATP-binding protein encodes MSDIAIRVQGLSKRYRIGQREPYRALRDVLARGLTAPFRATASVFRRSGPNGNGIRDENYIWALKDVSFEVKRGEVVGIIGRNGAGKSTLLKILSRITEPTEGYAEIHGRVGSLLEVGTGFHPELTGRENIYLNGAILGMKKKEIDRKFDEIVAFAEVEKFIDTPVKHYSSGMYVRLAFAVAAHLEPEILLVDEVLAVGDAAFQKKCLGKMGDVAKEGRTVLFVSHNMAAVEHLCGKALLMEKGKIIEQSDSQSVINYYLAKVLPSAIGKVPLSERTDRSGNGRIRLTSFHVEDHKGNRLEVVRSGMDLVFVFGFRCQEGQIPTNVDIGFSLHSDKDQMLFVLYSSYVGQTFETVPSEGAFRCYVPHFPISRGRYRIGARVTVNGEEADWPQDGVGYLDVEDGDFYGTGRKGFEGNTPFLVSGKWDVKRANGKGTKGV; translated from the coding sequence ATGAGCGACATCGCCATCCGGGTTCAAGGTTTAAGCAAACGCTACCGCATCGGGCAGCGGGAACCCTACCGGGCGCTGCGGGACGTGCTGGCCCGCGGCCTGACGGCCCCGTTTCGCGCCACCGCCTCGGTTTTCCGCCGCTCGGGGCCAAACGGAAACGGAATCCGTGACGAAAATTACATATGGGCGCTCAAAGATGTTTCGTTCGAAGTTAAGCGCGGCGAAGTCGTGGGGATCATCGGCCGCAACGGCGCCGGGAAGAGCACGCTGCTGAAGATTCTTTCCCGCATCACCGAGCCCACCGAGGGCTACGCCGAGATCCACGGACGGGTGGGCTCTCTGCTGGAGGTGGGAACCGGCTTCCACCCCGAGCTGACCGGGCGGGAGAACATCTACCTTAACGGGGCCATCTTAGGGATGAAAAAGAAAGAGATAGACCGCAAGTTTGATGAGATTGTGGCCTTCGCTGAAGTAGAGAAGTTCATAGACACGCCAGTGAAGCACTACTCCAGTGGCATGTACGTGCGCCTGGCCTTCGCCGTGGCCGCCCACCTGGAGCCGGAGATCCTGCTGGTGGACGAGGTGCTGGCGGTGGGGGATGCGGCGTTTCAGAAGAAGTGCCTGGGGAAGATGGGCGATGTGGCAAAGGAAGGGCGGACAGTGTTGTTTGTGAGTCATAATATGGCTGCTGTTGAGCATCTATGCGGTAAGGCCCTACTAATGGAAAAAGGGAAAATCATCGAGCAAAGCGATTCCCAGTCAGTTATTAACTATTATCTTGCAAAGGTGCTTCCATCTGCTATAGGCAAAGTTCCATTGTCTGAACGAACAGACCGGTCGGGGAACGGAAGAATAAGACTGACGAGCTTTCATGTTGAAGATCACAAGGGGAATAGACTGGAAGTTGTCCGGAGCGGAATGGATCTCGTGTTCGTATTTGGGTTCCGATGTCAGGAGGGACAAATACCCACGAACGTTGATATAGGTTTTTCTCTGCACTCTGATAAAGACCAAATGCTCTTCGTCTTATATAGCTCATACGTTGGGCAAACCTTTGAAACCGTGCCCTCTGAAGGTGCCTTCCGTTGCTACGTCCCGCACTTTCCAATTTCGAGGGGGCGTTACCGTATAGGTGCACGTGTAACTGTTAATGGAGAGGAAGCTGACTGGCCGCAGGACGGAGTAGGCTATTTGGATGTTGAGGACGGTGATTTCTACGGCACAGGCAGGAAAGGCTTTGAAGGGAACACTCCTTTCCTGGTAAGCGGTAAGTGGGATGTTAAAAGGGCGAATGGAAAAGGCACAAAAGGGGTGTAA
- a CDS encoding glycosyltransferase family 4 protein encodes MRLLLFNLATDADDPILGFTTRWIQALAKRVASVDVITMRAGRIEVPGNVRVYSAGKEKGYSEPHRILEFYRHLFRILRERRIDACFSHMIPEFTILAAPVLKAKGVPIVTWYAHPALTWKLKLAHHLSDRMVASLAKAYPYKQDKLTVVGQGIDTDLFAPDGTPPEEPPIILCAGRLSPVKDHPTLLKAAALLRDRWGQPFRVVIVGGPAGAAGEAYARSLRDLAQGLELQDVVHFEPPVPMTALPPWYRRCTLQVNLTPTGSGDKVVLEAMSCGRPCLVANEGFRETLGEYADRLLFRCGDPEDLAAKLHKLLQMEAAELVQMGNYLRNNVIRLHSLEGLAGRLTELFKQLSARRKATF; translated from the coding sequence ATGCGCCTTTTGCTTTTCAACCTCGCGACAGACGCTGACGACCCGATCCTGGGCTTCACCACCCGCTGGATCCAGGCGCTGGCCAAGCGGGTGGCGTCTGTTGACGTGATCACGATGCGGGCCGGCCGGATAGAAGTGCCCGGCAACGTCCGGGTTTACTCCGCGGGCAAAGAGAAAGGCTACAGCGAGCCACACCGCATCCTGGAGTTCTACCGGCACCTGTTCAGGATCTTGCGGGAGCGCCGGATTGATGCCTGTTTTTCGCACATGATCCCGGAATTCACCATCCTGGCCGCCCCGGTGCTCAAGGCAAAAGGCGTTCCTATCGTTACGTGGTATGCCCACCCGGCGCTTACCTGGAAACTGAAGCTGGCCCACCACCTCTCCGACCGGATGGTAGCCAGCCTGGCGAAGGCTTATCCCTACAAACAGGACAAACTGACGGTCGTCGGCCAGGGAATAGACACCGACCTGTTTGCCCCGGACGGAACGCCGCCCGAAGAACCGCCCATTATTCTCTGTGCGGGGCGCCTCTCGCCGGTGAAGGACCACCCGACACTGCTGAAGGCAGCAGCTTTACTCCGCGACCGGTGGGGACAACCTTTCCGCGTCGTCATTGTCGGCGGTCCTGCGGGCGCGGCGGGCGAAGCCTACGCCCGCTCCCTCCGTGACCTGGCGCAGGGACTCGAGCTACAGGATGTTGTCCATTTCGAGCCGCCGGTGCCGATGACGGCACTGCCGCCCTGGTACCGGCGCTGCACACTGCAGGTGAACCTGACCCCGACTGGCTCGGGGGACAAGGTCGTCCTGGAAGCGATGAGCTGCGGCCGGCCCTGCTTGGTCGCAAATGAAGGCTTCAGGGAAACGCTCGGCGAATACGCGGACCGGCTCCTTTTCCGCTGCGGCGACCCGGAAGATTTAGCTGCGAAACTGCACAAGCTTCTGCAAATGGAAGCGGCCGAACTGGTGCAGATGGGAAACTACCTGCGGAATAACGTCATAAGGCTTCACAGCCTCGAGGGCCTTGCCGGGCGGTTAACGGAGCTCTTTAAACAGCTTTCCGCCCGCCGGAAAGCAACTTTTTGA